A single Rhodothermales bacterium DNA region contains:
- a CDS encoding T9SS type A sorting domain-containing protein yields MKGWATTLASRVTSALLPLLAILVLLPTTASAQDLFVSKSGDNSDGLTWAKAFTTLEAAIAAASSGNTIWVAAGTYTTTTTHDIDNKDLTIYGGFVGGEAALSERDVNANHAVLKTSSTSSPVVTIQGASTVILDGLTVRDAARSTGTTGGGLRMLPDNGETVTLRSMLFRNNTVSTASGLGGAVYVQSGILVVDKSRFQDNSASSGGGIYIADGASVGNASVTNSIFDTNAASAGDGGGINFVDATASITVVHSTFYANTATGSGGGLFENVAGSSTLNNSVFNGNTAGAAGTESFDVDSGDYNLYPASTATGTGGNDITASDPEFTNASGDDFTLKAESLAINTGNSSTTEDINGNTRDAAEDRGAHEATFTYDFGDLPSAAYNEETLLVNDGARHQATGVFLGALRDTETDGQSSASADGDDSAGSDDEDGVVFSSFTNGQTGSIQLFLSGGTNAFANIWIDWNGDGDFDDVGTDLRDVDNPIVAGHNVIPIAVTGANASSYNVRVRVTSSSGTSESSGYKGYMADGEVEDYQVAVVAAPANVVVAMGGGGGDITFVGSTLTVEDANGVTIYSGVAGTTSTTVSGSSNNDVFTFDGDINSNLTIAIDGGSGGTDSIVLSPTPTLTSIAQTYTNETDGSIVMTDGGDIHTITYTNFDPITDNSTAPTKTFTFATSGTVTLNASGDGATNNNYSWIDCDGCGEATSFRNPTGGAPNTLTITTASGGDTVNLGLLDTSGGALPTVNVTVNGGDGADLFTVTPATGSTGYAITVNGGDPTGTCPADGLLVDSAAGATVSTLGTPPASTIDFSSTHQDITYTGIEQVGTPSVDVTLNRSALYATDVLSSNNTLEITVTNDGSTAANCVTVTLDPTLATYVSSASTSGPGSFIDPTWNVGTLAAGASATLTVSDGFVTTNVDRTVTFTASTLPNTTDDDDSASLEVTMGFLFPAGTQINSAIYVSQTLTVGGTTYQPFNQLLAGIYQGAPGKDGAVWCKVPTLIDTDNNEATTADNIWPPSPLTSAALPDLWRPCATGLPFPLVPNGLFETSGGRVWLAAWGYAGLYYSDDNGQSWTASWPALGPGDASNSAYWVNVYSITEDAAGILYISANNGKVYRSLNSGGLWQDLGTLPMGSTDTAWSLEAHPSTSGLIYAGLFGKGVYYSDDFGISWQVLGSTAENGVLTGATADATDNPNARKGGHVFDLAFSPDNDCSAGAPTQCFIFVGTGSGLFRGTANTATTDPAWKFMGPVISTDSGVTCTPSSTNSACLTPQVKAIAFNESASDADDDIFLGLWGFGAYTDDDPSRALAAADDDFAEFSLRADEVLFLAAADGIITVGSADGTISTGPAIPASSTDTEDAAELPTEWALEQNYPNPFNPVTTIAFAMPESADVRLAVYDLLGREVALLVHGVVEAGRHEVRFDAGGLPSGTYLYRLDSPAISQSRILTLVK; encoded by the coding sequence ATGAAAGGCTGGGCTACTACTTTAGCTTCTCGTGTCACGTCGGCGCTGCTTCCACTGCTGGCGATTCTAGTTCTTCTGCCGACGACGGCCTCCGCGCAGGACCTGTTCGTCTCCAAGTCGGGAGACAATTCGGACGGCCTGACCTGGGCCAAGGCGTTTACGACGCTGGAGGCAGCCATCGCGGCTGCAAGCTCGGGCAACACCATCTGGGTGGCTGCCGGCACGTATACGACGACGACGACGCACGACATCGACAACAAGGATCTCACCATCTACGGTGGATTTGTCGGTGGGGAGGCCGCCCTGTCCGAGCGAGACGTCAACGCCAATCATGCTGTGCTGAAGACGTCCAGCACGTCTTCGCCGGTGGTCACCATTCAGGGGGCGTCTACGGTCATTCTGGATGGTCTGACCGTACGCGATGCGGCCCGGTCGACGGGCACCACCGGAGGCGGACTCCGCATGCTTCCGGACAACGGGGAAACGGTCACGCTGCGAAGCATGCTGTTCCGCAACAACACGGTGTCGACCGCCTCAGGCCTCGGCGGCGCTGTGTACGTGCAGAGCGGCATCCTGGTGGTCGACAAGAGTCGTTTCCAGGACAACTCGGCCTCTTCCGGTGGGGGCATCTATATCGCCGATGGCGCCAGCGTGGGTAATGCCAGCGTCACGAACAGCATCTTCGACACGAACGCCGCGAGCGCAGGCGACGGCGGCGGAATCAATTTCGTGGATGCGACCGCTTCCATCACCGTCGTTCACTCCACGTTCTACGCGAACACCGCCACCGGCTCCGGCGGCGGCCTGTTCGAGAACGTGGCCGGGTCCAGCACACTCAACAACTCGGTGTTCAACGGCAACACCGCCGGCGCGGCAGGCACGGAATCATTCGATGTGGATTCCGGTGACTACAACCTGTACCCGGCCTCCACGGCCACGGGAACGGGCGGCAACGACATCACAGCATCGGATCCGGAGTTCACGAATGCATCCGGCGATGACTTCACGCTGAAGGCGGAGTCGTTGGCGATCAATACCGGCAACAGCTCCACCACGGAGGACATCAACGGCAATACGCGCGATGCTGCAGAGGATCGCGGGGCTCACGAGGCGACCTTTACGTACGACTTCGGTGACCTGCCGTCTGCTGCCTATAACGAAGAGACGTTGCTGGTCAACGATGGTGCCCGTCACCAGGCCACCGGCGTGTTCCTCGGTGCCCTTCGCGACACGGAGACGGACGGACAGTCCAGCGCCTCTGCGGACGGAGACGACTCGGCCGGCTCGGACGATGAGGACGGTGTGGTGTTCTCGTCGTTCACCAATGGACAGACCGGAAGCATCCAGCTCTTCCTCTCGGGAGGCACCAACGCCTTCGCAAACATCTGGATTGACTGGAACGGCGACGGCGATTTTGATGACGTCGGGACAGATCTGCGCGATGTGGACAACCCCATTGTTGCAGGCCACAACGTGATTCCAATCGCTGTGACCGGCGCAAACGCGTCCTCCTACAACGTGCGCGTTCGGGTGACGTCTTCCTCGGGCACCAGCGAAAGCTCCGGCTACAAGGGCTATATGGCCGACGGTGAGGTCGAGGACTATCAGGTGGCCGTCGTGGCCGCTCCAGCCAACGTGGTCGTCGCTATGGGCGGCGGTGGTGGTGACATCACTTTCGTGGGGTCAACGCTGACGGTAGAGGACGCCAACGGCGTGACCATCTACTCCGGCGTAGCTGGTACGACCTCCACCACGGTCTCCGGGTCGAGCAACAACGACGTGTTCACGTTCGATGGGGACATCAACTCCAACCTGACGATCGCCATTGACGGCGGATCCGGGGGCACGGACTCGATTGTCCTGTCGCCGACTCCGACGCTGACGTCGATTGCGCAGACGTATACCAACGAGACGGACGGCTCGATCGTGATGACCGATGGTGGCGACATTCACACCATCACCTACACGAACTTCGACCCGATCACGGACAACTCCACGGCGCCGACCAAGACGTTTACGTTCGCCACGAGTGGCACTGTAACGTTGAACGCTTCGGGCGATGGGGCTACCAACAACAACTATTCCTGGATCGACTGTGACGGTTGTGGCGAAGCGACAAGCTTCCGGAATCCGACCGGCGGGGCTCCGAATACCCTGACCATCACGACGGCCAGCGGTGGCGACACGGTTAATCTGGGTCTCCTGGATACCTCGGGCGGCGCGCTGCCGACAGTAAACGTGACTGTAAACGGTGGCGATGGCGCCGACCTGTTCACAGTGACTCCGGCGACCGGTAGCACGGGCTACGCCATCACGGTCAACGGCGGTGATCCCACGGGGACGTGTCCCGCGGACGGACTCCTGGTAGACAGTGCCGCAGGTGCAACCGTGTCAACCCTCGGCACGCCGCCGGCGTCAACGATCGACTTCTCGTCGACGCACCAGGACATTACCTACACGGGAATCGAGCAGGTGGGCACCCCCAGCGTGGATGTCACACTGAACCGTTCAGCGCTGTATGCCACGGACGTGCTCTCCAGCAACAATACGCTGGAGATAACCGTCACCAACGACGGCTCGACGGCCGCAAACTGCGTGACGGTGACCCTCGATCCGACGCTGGCGACCTACGTAAGCTCTGCGAGCACAAGCGGCCCGGGATCGTTTATCGATCCGACTTGGAACGTCGGTACGCTTGCAGCCGGCGCATCGGCGACGCTTACCGTCAGTGACGGCTTTGTGACCACCAACGTGGATCGCACGGTGACCTTCACCGCGAGCACGTTGCCGAACACCACCGACGACGACGATTCCGCCTCGCTGGAAGTCACGATGGGCTTCCTCTTCCCGGCAGGCACGCAGATCAATTCTGCGATCTATGTGTCGCAGACGCTCACCGTGGGTGGTACGACGTATCAGCCGTTCAATCAGCTGCTCGCCGGCATCTACCAGGGTGCTCCCGGCAAGGACGGCGCGGTATGGTGCAAGGTGCCGACCCTGATCGACACCGATAACAACGAAGCCACAACGGCGGACAACATCTGGCCGCCTTCGCCACTGACTTCGGCGGCTCTGCCGGACCTCTGGCGTCCATGCGCCACCGGTCTACCGTTCCCGCTGGTACCCAACGGTCTGTTTGAGACCTCGGGCGGCCGGGTGTGGTTGGCCGCATGGGGCTACGCAGGCCTCTACTACTCCGACGACAACGGACAGAGCTGGACGGCCTCCTGGCCGGCTCTCGGGCCGGGCGATGCTTCCAACAGCGCCTACTGGGTCAATGTGTACTCCATCACGGAGGACGCCGCCGGCATCCTGTACATCTCCGCGAACAACGGCAAGGTGTACCGGTCGCTCAACAGCGGGGGCCTCTGGCAGGACCTGGGCACGTTGCCGATGGGCTCCACGGATACAGCGTGGTCGCTTGAGGCGCATCCCAGTACCTCCGGTTTGATCTACGCAGGTCTCTTCGGCAAGGGCGTCTACTATTCGGACGACTTCGGCATAAGCTGGCAGGTACTCGGATCGACCGCCGAAAACGGTGTGCTGACCGGCGCCACAGCGGATGCGACCGACAATCCGAATGCACGTAAGGGCGGCCACGTGTTCGACCTGGCGTTCAGTCCCGACAACGACTGTTCCGCCGGTGCTCCCACGCAGTGCTTCATTTTCGTGGGCACGGGTTCGGGACTGTTCCGTGGAACGGCAAACACCGCCACGACGGACCCGGCCTGGAAGTTCATGGGACCGGTCATCTCCACGGACAGTGGTGTGACCTGCACCCCCTCGAGCACGAACTCCGCGTGCCTGACGCCGCAGGTCAAGGCGATCGCGTTCAACGAGAGTGCAAGTGACGCGGACGACGACATCTTCCTCGGTCTCTGGGGCTTCGGTGCCTACACCGACGATGATCCAAGCCGTGCGCTGGCCGCTGCCGACGACGACTTCGCCGAGTTCAGCCTGCGCGCCGATGAGGTGCTCTTCCTGGCTGCGGCTGACGGCATCATCACGGTGGGCTCTGCCGATGGCACGATCTCTACCGGACCGGCGATCCCGGCATCGTCCACCGACACGGAGGACGCGGCTGAGTTGCCGACAGAGTGGGCGCTCGAGCAGAACTATCCGAACCCGTTCAACCCGGTGACGACCATCGCGTTTGCCATGCCGGAGTCTGCCGATGTACGCCTGGCCGTGTACGATCTGCTCGGCAGGGAAGTGGCCCTGCTGGTGCATGGCGTGGTCGAAGCCGGTCGGCACGAAGTACGGTTCGATGCGGGCGGATTGCCCTCCGGCACTTACCTGTATCGCCTGGACTCGCCGGCGATCAGCCAGAGCCGAATCCTGACCCTCGTCAAATAG
- a CDS encoding T9SS type A sorting domain-containing protein: MYAAPAAPGADEFSDDLLAFWRVGAALLAGFVLWFAAFGNTERAGMARMAGLTQAPSPGPAFVMPLPSPLEQHASAHTATAGDSPDDIYWQDGFAFPYAGVSGDVHAVVPDGSGGFYAGGAFEFAGGTRVGNVARWDAESRSWHALGTGTNSVVTSLALDPYGRLYAGGAFTEVDALPAVGIARWDPVSQSWAGLGASPNQAVDALATLPDGRIAAGGVFTRFGAQEARGVAVYDPLGDSWTGLGAGLEGHVRELAVSPAGVLVASGRLEAHGHIARWEGGAWQPYGDGAPGPVEAVAFDGSRMIIGGRFESGPIPNERILGWDEGSGTFETVAEGLNANVDDLVVLPDGRIAVSGAFSRAGAIDARGLALFDGDWLEGPQANSRVRTLAQLSAGGLVAGGAFTEVSQSHADGLVAWTPGVEAGAFLESDGGNGTDGAIFDLLAAPEGVYAGGVFLRVAGENASAVARWNPESQDWEHLGDGLDNLVKALARTPNGDVFAGGYFTASGQTPLRFVARWDGTDWRPLGAGVNGAVEDLAVDGAGRLVVGGYFSQAGQELAPGVAIWDPATESWSSVGTTMNAGVDAVAIGLDGTIYAGGSFTTADGVGAAGIARWKPGATSWEPLGLGKNSIVRALVVAEDGDLYAGGIFTRAGTVAADYAARWDIDQEMWHPLSTGLNSAVRSLARGPAGTVLAGGVFTHAEGREAPHVAVWDPADRSWSALGSGTNASVRGMALAESGEIYLGGFFTRAGGVTSSHFAVFDRGSTGTASEDPAETPSHVTLHQNYPNPFNPVTTIRFETAISGDARLAVYDLLGREVSLLMDGPIEAGRHAVTFDARALPSGAYMYRLSTADGTVSRTMTLMK; encoded by the coding sequence ATGTACGCAGCTCCTGCCGCCCCCGGGGCGGACGAGTTCTCGGACGATCTTCTTGCATTCTGGCGCGTCGGCGCCGCGCTCCTGGCCGGTTTCGTGCTTTGGTTTGCGGCCTTCGGCAACACTGAACGGGCGGGTATGGCGCGCATGGCGGGGCTCACACAGGCCCCATCGCCCGGACCGGCGTTTGTGATGCCCCTGCCGTCCCCGCTGGAGCAGCACGCTTCTGCCCACACGGCGACTGCGGGGGACAGCCCCGACGACATCTACTGGCAGGACGGCTTCGCTTTTCCGTACGCCGGGGTCTCGGGCGATGTGCATGCTGTGGTGCCCGACGGTTCGGGTGGGTTCTACGCGGGTGGCGCGTTTGAATTCGCCGGGGGCACGCGGGTCGGCAACGTGGCCCGCTGGGACGCCGAGTCCCGCTCCTGGCACGCACTGGGCACCGGTACCAACTCGGTGGTTACCTCGCTGGCGCTGGACCCCTACGGCCGGCTGTATGCTGGCGGGGCCTTCACGGAGGTCGATGCGCTTCCGGCTGTTGGAATCGCCCGCTGGGATCCGGTATCCCAGTCATGGGCCGGCCTGGGAGCCTCACCCAATCAGGCCGTGGACGCACTCGCGACGCTGCCCGACGGCCGCATAGCAGCAGGAGGGGTGTTTACCCGCTTTGGGGCGCAGGAGGCGCGCGGCGTAGCGGTGTACGATCCGCTCGGAGACAGTTGGACGGGGCTGGGCGCCGGTCTCGAAGGCCATGTACGTGAACTGGCCGTGTCTCCCGCAGGTGTGCTGGTGGCATCCGGTCGCCTGGAAGCCCATGGACACATCGCCCGATGGGAGGGAGGTGCCTGGCAACCCTACGGAGACGGAGCCCCGGGCCCCGTGGAGGCCGTAGCGTTTGACGGGAGCCGCATGATCATCGGAGGCCGATTTGAATCCGGCCCCATCCCGAATGAGCGCATTCTTGGTTGGGATGAGGGATCGGGAACGTTTGAGACCGTCGCTGAGGGGCTGAATGCCAATGTGGACGATCTGGTCGTGCTTCCGGACGGCCGAATTGCCGTTTCCGGAGCCTTTTCGCGGGCCGGCGCAATCGATGCGCGCGGTCTAGCACTCTTCGACGGGGACTGGCTGGAAGGCCCTCAGGCCAATTCGCGGGTGCGCACCCTGGCCCAGCTGAGCGCTGGTGGACTGGTGGCGGGCGGCGCCTTCACAGAGGTCTCCCAATCGCACGCAGACGGTCTGGTAGCCTGGACGCCCGGGGTGGAGGCGGGCGCCTTCCTGGAATCGGACGGCGGAAACGGAACTGACGGCGCCATCTTTGACCTGCTCGCCGCCCCGGAGGGCGTTTATGCGGGCGGGGTGTTTCTGCGGGTCGCAGGCGAGAACGCATCCGCTGTGGCCCGATGGAATCCGGAATCGCAAGACTGGGAGCACCTGGGCGATGGGCTCGACAACCTGGTCAAGGCCCTCGCCCGAACGCCGAACGGTGACGTATTCGCGGGTGGTTACTTCACCGCCTCCGGGCAGACCCCGCTGCGTTTCGTCGCGAGATGGGACGGCACGGACTGGCGTCCTCTGGGGGCCGGCGTGAACGGCGCGGTCGAGGACCTGGCCGTGGATGGTGCCGGTCGCCTTGTGGTAGGTGGCTACTTCTCCCAGGCCGGGCAGGAGCTCGCGCCGGGAGTCGCCATCTGGGATCCGGCTACTGAGTCCTGGTCTTCCGTGGGCACTACCATGAATGCGGGCGTGGACGCAGTGGCAATCGGACTGGACGGCACCATTTACGCAGGTGGCAGCTTTACTACCGCGGACGGAGTCGGCGCGGCCGGCATCGCCCGATGGAAGCCAGGAGCGACCTCCTGGGAGCCGCTCGGACTGGGCAAGAACAGCATCGTTCGCGCCCTTGTCGTCGCCGAGGATGGGGATCTCTATGCGGGTGGGATATTTACCCGCGCCGGTACCGTCGCCGCGGACTACGCGGCGCGCTGGGATATTGATCAGGAGATGTGGCACCCGCTGAGCACGGGACTGAACTCGGCTGTTCGTTCGCTGGCCCGCGGTCCGGCAGGCACGGTGCTGGCAGGCGGCGTGTTTACGCACGCCGAGGGCCGGGAGGCGCCGCACGTCGCCGTTTGGGACCCCGCGGATCGAAGCTGGAGCGCGCTGGGCTCCGGAACGAACGCGTCGGTCCGCGGAATGGCACTCGCCGAAAGCGGAGAGATTTATCTGGGGGGATTCTTCACCCGAGCCGGAGGTGTGACTTCCTCACACTTTGCGGTCTTCGATCGCGGCAGTACCGGTACCGCGTCGGAGGATCCAGCGGAGACCCCATCGCACGTGACGCTGCATCAGAACTACCCGAATCCGTTCAATCCAGTGACCACAATCCGGTTCGAAACCGCGATTTCGGGCGATGCCCGCCTTGCGGTGTATGACCTGCTGGGCAGGGAGGTAAGCCTGCTGATGGACGGACCGATTGAGGCCGGAAGGCATGCGGTCACCTTCGACGCCCGGGCCCTGCCATCCGGAGCGTACATGTACCGATTGAGCACCGCGGATGGCACCGTGAGCCGCACAATGACGCTGATGAAGTAG